Proteins from a single region of Orcinus orca chromosome 20, mOrcOrc1.1, whole genome shotgun sequence:
- the IGLON5 gene encoding igLON family member 5 has translation MPPPAPGARLRLLAAAALAGLAVISRGLLSQSLEFSSPADNYTVCEGDNATLSCFIDEHVTRVAWLNRSNILYAGNDRWTSDPRVRLLTNTPEEFSILITQVGLGDEGLYTCSFQTRRQPYTTQVYLIVHVPARIVNISSPVTVNEGSNVNLLCLAVGRPEPTVTWRQLRDGFTSEGEILEIYDIQRGQAGEYECVTHNGVNSAPDSRRVLVTVNYPPTITDVTSARTAVGRAALLRCEAMAVPPADFQWYKDDRLLSSGTAEGLKVQTERTRSMLLFANVSARHYGNYTCRAANRLGMSSASMRLLRPGSLENSAPRPPGPLTLLSALGWLWWRM, from the exons ATGCCCCCCCCTGCGCCCGGGGCCCGGCTCCGGCTTCTCGCCGCCGCCGCCCTGGCCGGCCTGGCCGTCATCAGTCGAG GGCTGCTGTCCCAGAGCCTGGAGTTCAGCTCCCCTGCGGACAACTACACAGTGTGCGAAGGTGACAACGCCACGCTAAG CTGCTTCATCGACGAGCATGTGACCCGAGTGGCCTGGCTGAACCGCTCCAACATCCTGTACGCGGGCAACGACCGCTGGACCAGTGACCCGAGAGTGCGCCTGCTCACCAACACGCCCGAGGAGTTCTCCATCCTCATCACCCAGGTGGGGCTGGGCGACGAGGGCCTCTACACCTGCTCCTTCCAGACGCGCCGCCAGCCGTACACCACTCAGGTCTACCTCATCGTCCACG TCCCCGCCCGCATCGTGAATATCTCTTCGCCTGTGACCGTGAACGAGGGGAGCAACGTGAACCTGCTCTGCCTGGCCGTGGGGCGGCCGGAGCCCACGGTCACCTGGAGGCAGCTCCGAG aTGGCTTCACCTCGGAAGGTGAGATCCTTGAGATTTATGACATCCAGCGGGGCCAGGCCGGGGAATACGAGTGCGTGACTCACAACGGGGTTAACTCTGCACCTGACAGCCGCCGCGTGCTGGTCACAGTCAACT ATCCTCCGACCATCACGGACGTGACCAGCGCCCGCACAGCCGTGGGCCGGGCCGCCCTCCTGCGCTGCGAAGCTATGGCCGTGCCCCCTGCGGATTTCCAGTGGTACAAGGATGACAGACT GCTGAGCAGTGGCACGGCCGAGGGCCTGAAGGTGCAGACGGAGCGCACCCGCTCGATGCTTCTCTTCGCCAACGTGAGCGCCCGGCATTACGGCAACTACACGTGTCGCGCAGCCAACCGGCTGGGAATGTCCAGCGCCTCCATGCGGCTCCTGC GCCCAGGATCCCTGGAGAACTCGGCCCCAAGGCCCCCAGGGCCTCTGACCCTCCTCTCCGCCCTGGGCTGGCTGTGGTGGAGGATGTAG